A genome region from Archaeoglobus fulgidus DSM 4304 includes the following:
- a CDS encoding dihydropteroate synthase-like protein has product MRVLLVTGKLAEEMVRKYGKGADVKVYNIDIAAFITPSMLENEDFSGYDLVLVPGLTYSHNWEDFERRKGVKVRLGPIHAYDLQHVLKLIGKVEFSHKIPACRLVESLRAEETLREIDALDEDCAFEIGGVKVGGSSRMKVVAEIASFCDFDDLRAKIDHYTESGADIIDIGVPLEFDKEWLHKTLKIAVDHSKLPLSIDTFSSKAIEIAVKHGVDMVMSISMDNLKALDLIENQAVVVVERDIDGLLNLVERVGEKVERVIADPILDPPLKVAESIGRYAEFRRRDEKTPLLFGAGNVTELSDADSIGINALLAFIAEELKCNLLFTTEASPKTFGSVRELNIASYLAKAAKIRNSPPKDAGVSLLALKEKVRYEERVELDDFVRAEETREFVRDPLGDFIIQVVDGKIVCKHDRMTIVGEKAKEVADTAIKNNLLSRLDHAAYLGRELMKAEIAALLKKSYIQDRELNFGFYQK; this is encoded by the coding sequence ATGAGGGTCTTGCTCGTCACGGGGAAGCTGGCTGAGGAAATGGTGAGGAAATATGGCAAGGGTGCTGACGTTAAAGTGTACAACATAGACATTGCGGCCTTCATAACCCCCTCTATGCTTGAAAATGAGGATTTCAGCGGTTACGACCTCGTCCTCGTTCCCGGTTTAACCTACAGCCACAACTGGGAGGATTTTGAGAGGAGAAAGGGTGTTAAGGTCAGGCTCGGCCCTATTCACGCTTACGATTTGCAGCACGTTTTAAAGCTAATTGGAAAGGTCGAGTTCTCCCACAAAATTCCCGCGTGCAGGCTCGTGGAGTCTTTGAGGGCTGAGGAAACGCTCAGGGAAATTGACGCTCTTGATGAAGACTGCGCATTTGAAATAGGCGGTGTAAAGGTTGGCGGTAGCAGCAGAATGAAGGTTGTTGCTGAAATAGCGAGCTTCTGCGATTTTGATGATTTGAGGGCGAAAATTGACCATTACACGGAGAGCGGAGCGGACATAATCGACATTGGTGTGCCGCTGGAATTCGATAAGGAGTGGCTGCACAAAACGCTGAAGATTGCCGTTGACCATTCCAAGCTTCCGCTCAGCATCGACACCTTCAGCAGTAAGGCGATAGAGATTGCAGTAAAACACGGAGTTGACATGGTTATGAGCATTTCGATGGACAACCTGAAGGCTCTGGACTTAATTGAAAATCAGGCGGTTGTTGTTGTTGAAAGGGACATTGATGGACTGCTGAATCTCGTTGAGAGGGTCGGGGAGAAGGTGGAGAGGGTCATTGCAGACCCCATCCTTGATCCACCACTGAAAGTTGCTGAATCAATAGGAAGGTATGCGGAGTTCAGAAGGCGTGATGAAAAAACTCCGCTTCTCTTTGGAGCTGGAAATGTTACGGAGCTAAGCGATGCCGATTCCATTGGAATTAACGCCTTGCTGGCGTTCATCGCGGAGGAGCTTAAATGCAACCTGCTGTTCACGACAGAGGCAAGTCCAAAGACTTTTGGCAGTGTTAGGGAGCTCAATATCGCATCCTATCTCGCCAAGGCCGCAAAAATCAGGAACTCCCCACCAAAGGACGCTGGTGTCAGCCTTCTGGCTCTCAAGGAGAAGGTGAGGTACGAGGAAAGGGTGGAGCTTGACGACTTTGTGAGGGCCGAAGAGACAAGAGAGTTCGTGAGAGACCCGCTCGGAGACTTCATAATTCAGGTGGTTGATGGCAAAATCGTTTGCAAGCACGACAGGATGACAATTGTTGGAGAGAAAGCCAAGGAAGTTGCTGACACCGCAATAAAAAACAACCTTCTCTCAAGGCTTGACCACGCAGCCTACCTCGGCAGGGAGCTGATGAAGGCCGAGATTGCAGCTTTGCTTAAAAAGAGCTACATTCAGGACAGGGAGTTGAATTTTGGGTTTTACCAGAAATAG